TCTCAGTCTTACTTTCCAATGTCAACTAAAACAATTTCCTGCAATTCAACTGGTAGTTTTGTGACAAACAGAACAAAGACTAAATGTAAAGGAAGACATGGGTGTATTATTCGACAGCTCCAACACCACACAACAAAGAATtcaaaagcacaataaaaatcacagaattagCAGCTTTCCCTGAAAGAGTCCTTTAATAGAAACAAGAGCACTGCACCAAAACAGTATGGAAATATATTAGCATACTGTTTAGTCCTAATTCCTCAGCTCTAGTTATTTCTCCTCACTATCATCACACAAAGGCACCAAAACATGCCATTAGTACAGATATAAGTTTATTTGTATTCCACACAACTCCCTGTCACTTCCCTCTGTGGGGATACCAGTATCAGCTAGAGTCACAGAATCCAATTTAAGTCTCACATGTAAACAGACAAAGCCCTATTACCTAACACCGTCACCGCTTCCATTTCTCTGCTGCCCTCATGTGAAATCTCAAAGATGGGGTAAGAGCTCCCATCATTTAGAGTTCAACCTGCTACACAGCTGCAGCTGATAATGAAGTATATTGCCAAGAAGGAACCAGGGAAGATGTGATTTTTGGTAAGAGATTTTCCAAATTCAAACCAGTAGTTAAAAGTTTACAAAGCTCTGAACCAACAGCAGACTCTGGAGTATGAAATTAGATTCCCATTAGACactatttcagtattttatcatgagatgaaaaaaattccaTGTAAGTGAATCAAAACACAGGTTGAAGGTTCTGACAAGCTACTCATTTATCATCATTTATACTTCATCTTTCAATATCAAACTGTTACACTAGCGCCCTGACTCAGGATCTTTGGCCTGTCATGGACACAGCACTGTTTTAGTGCCCAAAAATATGGAACAGCCTAAGTCAAATTACAGCTGCCTCTTtaggaacagaaggaaaaaaaagcagcacatcccccaaaacccacaaaagtaACCAGCACTAACAAAGCTATACTTTGAAAGTGGCATTTCTTTGACAAGCTGCAGCCTAACCATCTATTTTCAAAATGGAGTCTCTATCTTTAGAGAAGCCACTGCGTTTCCTACTTTTAGGGGAAGAAAATCTAAACCAGATGAGAAACGCCAGAGAAGAacagcagcaggctgctgcctgcacctgaGCACTGCGAGCGTGAGCTTCCTTCGTGTTTATGTTTACTTAAAGACAGGTCCAGCACTGCTTGAGAAAACATGCAGGGGGACATGCCCCGACAAGGGCTCCTGCCCGAGAAACTCCCGGCTATTTCCCGTCACTCTGGAGCACAGGGACCTGCGGGGGGCGAGGGGCAAGCGACAGGCCCGGGGACGGCCGCGCCGGGGATGCCGGGGCCGTGCTGCCCGCCAGCCCCACACCACAGCCCCCgcggggagggagaaggggagcgGGGCCGAGCCCGGGAAggggcccgccccgccggacGCCGCCGCGGGGAGCCGTGAGGCAGGGCCCGCCCGTACCTTGGGGTAGGTGTGCAGGGAGTAGGTCAGCTGGCAGGCGCGGTGACACGACGCCGTGTTGCCCAGCACGGAGTCAAAGGCTTCGGACGAGGCGGCAGGCAACGGCCCGGCCGCCCGAGCGCTGCTGCTGGCGCCGTGGGCCAGGAGCGCCAGGGCgagaggcaggcagagcaggccggcccgccgcgccgccatCTTGCTCCGCCCGCGGGCCCCGCCGACGGGGGCGGGCGCGGTGGGCCTCTCGCGAGGTTAATCCCCGCACCGCCCCCGCGCGGGGCCTGCCGGGAGGTGCAGTCCGtgggcggggccgcccccgccgccccgcggggccTCGCCGCCAGCGGGAGCTGcacggcggggcgggcggaggATGGAGCGGTTCGTGGTGCGCAGGGCCCGCTGCCCGCAGagcccccgccgggccgggccggccccCCGCGCCTACCGGCAGGCCACCCTCGAGTCCCTCAAGGCAGGTCACCGGCGGGCGCCGGCACTgggaggggagcgggagggGCAGCACGGCTCGCCCCGGCCTCACGGGAGGTGTGCACCCCGCGGCACCGGGTGCTGCTGGAGGCCGCTGCCTTCGAGGGCACGGGGTGAGGCCTTCCCCCGGCCTTGCGCTGGGGCAGGACCGCGCCGTTCCCCGGGCGCTGTGTGCAAGGGCGGCGGCAGCACCCCAGGAGGAGCCAGGCGGGCCCGGAGGCGCCTCGGGCAGGAGAAGGGGTGTCAGGCCTTCGCCAGGCCGCCATCCTGCCTCTGCGTGGAGCTGAGCAGCGGGAGGAACGTTTTGTAAACCACCCGTGGTTCCAGTTCTTCACCAAAATCTTTGCAGTGTTGCGGTGGCATCCTCACAGAGAAGAGGGAAGCCGGGTTAGAAAGGTGCAGAGGGCTCTGCTGCATTGCAGGGGGTTTCCTAAACCGAGATGGGTTATAACTTGGCTCCTTCCTGCCCATTCAGTGTGGTGTAAGGTCAGGCTGGGCACACAATTCGAGTGTGACACTGCCAGCTTCAGTATTGCCAGCTGGCTCACTTCTCTCCCCAGCAAGGAGAGCCCTTCAGGTGGTTGCGTGGTGGTCCTGCGCGAGACCTGCCTAAGAGCTGAGCCCTTCTTTGCCACCTCTTTGTAGAAACACAACATAAAAACATTTGCTGCACCAAAGAGCTTTTCAGTGTaaggcagaaagcaaaagaacagTGCATAAAGCGCCCCAGCTGTCTGACCACCGCTGAATCTTTGTAAGATGCCTCACATCTGACATGAGACTTGCACTGTTTGCGGTCTGTTCTGTCAATGTCTGTGGCAAAAACAGGGTGAAAAAACACTGGAAACGTCCAGTGTACTTGAGTTTGCATTCATGTTCCCTAATGCTTTGTGTCTCTCCCTGCtggcattattttaaatttaaagccAATCTGAGCAGGATTCAGATTCTGCCAGGCTGCTAAAGATAATGAGCTGCCTCCTTCTTAATCCCTTTTTCCATTAAGAGACATTTATATGATGGACTCCTTAAATTCATAACACTTCTCTTCTAGCAGGCATTTGCTGTTACATGCCCTGAGTTTGGCAGACCAAGGTGGAGCATCTCGCTTTGCTTTCTAGTTACTTCAGTCTTGATTTGCAGTAGGCTGCTAATCTCAAGCAAGTACCCATCATTCCAGGCCATCATGTATTCTGTGCTATGGTTTATGCCATAATCAATAATTCATGTGTTAATTACAGCCCCATTAGCTGAGTTGAAGCCAGTGTCCTTATTTGTAATAAGAATACTCCGCTTTCCTAatggcttttctcttttccagagaGTTGTGGTTGTGGAAGACATAAAACGATGGAAGTCTATGCTTGAGCTTCCTGGGCAACCGAAAGAGAATCTGATCGAAGCTTTGGaggagctgaagaagaaaataccttCCAAGGAAGTGTTACTTTCAACAAAAATAGGTGATCTTGTCTGATCTTGATTGTGAATATTAGACTGTCTTGTGTCTGCTCGGCTTGTCAGTACAAAAGAGACCACCTTGCAAGCTTTTCAAGAAATTAGTGTTGTGGTCTCAAAAGGTTTATCCAGTCACTGAATAAAAAATTGTTGGTATTCAGCCTACAGTTTTCAGTCGTTGTACTGGAAAAGTCAGCTATCCTCTAATTCCTCCCATGTTGCCTGCTTATTACCAAATACTGCATCACCCCTTCTGGGGTCAGattttttaagagcttttctTGAGCACCTGTGTGTGTTATTCCTTCTCCTGCTGTCTGTCAGGGGCATGGTAGAGTGCTCTTTTGCCATCCGAGATGTGGCTCATCTATTTGACCTGGCTGAATCCTCTGAACATGTGAGAAATTCTCCTCAGATTGGCCCAGAACTGCTTACTGCATCCTCACACTGAGAAATCCCCAGCAGACAGGCAGCTCCACGCAAATGACACAGCCCGATGCCTGACTCTTTTCATAGGACTTGGGGGAGGGATAATGTGAGACCACATGGTCCCTGCCTTTCCCATCTATGGAGAGCATCCTGGCGTGAGTTACAGTCATACTGGCCTTTGTTTGCCATCAGAGCAGCTGGATCTCTATTCAAACATCCCCCCCTTGGCTTAGAAAAGGAGGTGCAGTCTGCCCCTTTCCCCTTACTTATGAACTGTCGGCTTTTCCTGAGAATATTTTCCCAGTGCCTGCCTGAACGCAGCAGGGCTGGAAGAGCCACTGAAGCCTAACAGTGACATCTCCTGGCCAACAGCGCGAGTGGGCAGGGAGAAACACCCCGCTGGAGGAAGGTCCCTTTTGTCTCCTCTCAGAGGAGAGCCTCTTTTGCACTGATAGGCCCTGTCTGCTGGAAGGATTCTGCTTGGAGTTGCCGTGGTGTTTGCATGTTAAAATGCTGTAGCCATCACCAGCAACATCTGCCTCCTTAAAGGGGTTTTCAGGTTAAAACCAGCATTCTTTGTAGGCCAGTCTTATAAGCTTTCACCAGATCTAGTATCTGTGTAGAAAATTAACATAGCCCTGTGTTACCTAAGTGTCTCTCCACACCTCAGTGACTTGGGAAGGTAATTTTCACATGTATAGGTCAGTTCCTTGCTAGTTGCTCAGGCAAAAATCACTGCAGAAGTCAAGGAGTGAGAACTTGAGGCTTCATTcctaataattttatatttatatttgtgtcAATGCTCTGGTTGTTTTGCTGACACTGCCCGAATTAAAAATGCGTGTGGCTGCTTTTAGCACCAGTATGATTTGACTGGTGTCCATTATATTTTGTCCACCTAGCAAACCTGAGGGAGCTGCTACTGTTTTCCAGGTCACACAGTGAACAGGATGCGCAAACATTCAGATCACGACGTGGCCAGCCTCGCCAAAGATATTTACACCGAGTGGCGAACTTTCATCAAAGACCATTCAAACAAGCCCTCAATAGAGGTCAGGAGCGATCCCAAGACCGAGGCATTCAGAAAGAACGCACGGAAGCTGCTTTGTGAAGCCCTGGATCTAGAGGTAGCATTCAGATCTATTTGTCCTTGGCTCGGAGAGTTACTTCTTGTAGGAACAAGTTAAACAAACCTTTTTCAGCCGTAGCTACTGTAAAGCTGGTCCTGCCTGCAGAGTGGGGACAGGACCAGGTGATCTGTTCCTGATTCAGTGATTTCGCTGCACATCCCTACTTTTAAGTAGCTTTGTTTTCAAGGtagataatttttcttttttagctgttAACTGAGTAAACATGCTAATTGTAAGTGAGGTGTATTTGctctcatttacataaccagCCAACAGAAAGTTGTACAACCCAACAGCAGTAGATACACAAGAGAAGGAGGAAGTTAATGGAACATAAAGTTTTTCCTGCTACTTAACAGCTGTGAAAGCAACACTGGGACCTTTTGCGTGTTTCATAGTTAAGTAATTAAACATTTGTAAATTTAAATCTATTGCAAAAACAGAGAGGCGAGGTTGACAGTATATAAAGTGGTGATAAATACCAGATCCCTCAGGTACCTTTAAGTAAATGAACAGAGCTTTGCTGTAAGGCTTAATGACTAGTTTGCTTGGTTTATGAAATGCCATAATAATtatcctttttaatttattcattaatTATCCTTTAAATGGCAAGTCAAGTGATAAGCACTCAAGAGTTTCAAAGCAATGTATGAGAACAATCTCTCCAACTTCCAGTCCACCCGGACTGAGGCAGCACAAAAGAATGGTTTGCTGTGGGAATGCCTCAGAAGGATTAGGTGGGAGCTCACCTTTGCCAGGCTGCTGGATCAAGCTTAGTTCTTGGAAAACACATCTCTGCATGGTGATAAGACTGGTAGGAAAG
This DNA window, taken from Nyctibius grandis isolate bNycGra1 chromosome 8, bNycGra1.pri, whole genome shotgun sequence, encodes the following:
- the TCEANC2 gene encoding transcription elongation factor A N-terminal and central domain-containing protein 2, coding for MERFVVRRARCPQSPRRAGPAPRAYRQATLESLKRVVVVEDIKRWKSMLELPGQPKENLIEALEELKKKIPSKEVLLSTKIGHTVNRMRKHSDHDVASLAKDIYTEWRTFIKDHSNKPSIEVRSDPKTEAFRKNARKLLCEALDLETDHPLAENIEREAFHLSSRLISAPYRRMVRALVFSLKHKPETRAEVKAGALTVPAFVQSHKK